A DNA window from Nitrospinota bacterium contains the following coding sequences:
- a CDS encoding tyrosine-type recombinase/integrase — protein MRFSPKLNASYNSFATRLFNQGINIRNVQQLLGHQNITTTSIYRYQSKNVV, from the coding sequence ATGCGATTTTCCCCTAAATTAAATGCAAGTTATAATTCATTTGCTACCAGATTATTTAATCAGGGTATTAACATTCGGAACGTTCAGCAATTATTAGGTCATCAGAATATTACGACAACCAGTATCTACAGATACCAATCCAAAAA